A window of the Gossypium arboreum isolate Shixiya-1 chromosome 2, ASM2569848v2, whole genome shotgun sequence genome harbors these coding sequences:
- the LOC128284344 gene encoding uncharacterized protein LOC128284344, protein MVVEALSRRVQSDLRAMLTHLSLLDDGSLLAELQVKPVWVEQIRSKQLIDETLGARFRQWREAHNGFYAMHPGENKMYRNLCELYWWPRLKREVMEFVCKCSVCQKVKAKHQLPLGLLQPVKIPLWKDPSFTSQFWKKLHEALGTRLNFKLGEQRVLGPELAADTEDKVKLIRDRLKEALDRQKSYADLKRREIEYAVGDLVFLRSLCGRRY, encoded by the exons ATGGTAGTTGAAGCGTTGAGTCGTAGGGTTCAGTCAGACTTGAGAGCTATGCTCACTCATTTAAGCTTGTtagatgatggtagcttgttagcagAGCTTCAAGTAAAACCGGTGTGGGTTGAGCAGATAAGGAGTAAGCAGTTAATAGATGAGACCTTAGGTGCTCGTTTTAGACAGTGGAGA GAAGCACATAATGGTttctatgctatgcatcctggcgaaAACAAGATGTATCGGAATTTGtgtgagctttattggtggcctagaCTTAAGCGCGAGGTTATGGAGTTTGTATGTAAGTGTTCGGTCTGTCAAAAGGTGAAGGCGAAACATCAGTTGCCTTTAGGATTGCTTCAGCCAGTgaagattccactctggaa GGACCCAAGTTTCacttcgcaattttggaagaagctgcatgaggcattgggtactAGGTTAAACTTCA AATTGGGCGAACAAAGAGTTTTGGGCCCTGAGTTAGcagcagatactgaggataaggtgaaATTGATTCGAGATCGTTTAAAGGAGGCCTTGGATAGGCAGAAGTCGTATGCTGACCTTAAACGACGAGAGATAGAGTATGCAGTGGGAGACTTAGTTTTTCTTAGGTCTCTCTGTggaagaaggtattaa